In a single window of the Nicotiana tomentosiformis chromosome 8, ASM39032v3, whole genome shotgun sequence genome:
- the LOC104111653 gene encoding receptor-like protein kinase 5, whose product MPLPSPQHGSFSTLLQSSPIETIFLRKMSKTKIIPAPQILLCIFTFVFFTFHVNVNSQPSSNQEKTILLKLKQQLSTTSPFFLNRWTSSSDHCTWPEISCTHDNSVSAIRLVNLNISKPIPRFICDLKNLTFLDVNYNLIPGPFPTLLYNCSNLEYLDLSFNFMNSSLPNDINLLSPKLQYFNITANFFTGDIPPAIGGLKQLKELQFASNAFHGSFPAEIGDLTNLESLILNLNKFAPQEIPSSFTKLKKLKNIWMSEINLIGEIPESIGNMSALEFLDLSMNGLSGSIPNSLFQPKNLTIVYLYTNRLSGQIPQIIESFNLEVIDLANNSLTGKIPENFGELTKMTGLSLFMNQLSGNLPIGIGKLPVLVDVKLFGNSLSGEIPPDFGRSSMLRDFQVFQNHFTGKLPEALCYNKGLLMMLAFNNNLTGELPESLGNCNSLRAVRVEKNRLTGKIPDGLWTAKNLSTFLLNDNLLTGQLPERVASNLSQVDIRNNLFSGELPAEMGTWYNLRVFRASNNLFTGKIPEELTVLPKLTELLLDGNKLSGSFPSKIVSWNSLTTLKTSRNQISGQIPAALGLLPNLIDLDLSSNLLSGEIPPEIGNLKLSSLNLSSNRLTGRIPVELENAAFDRSFLSNPGLCASDPSVGLGFCKGKPGKSDKLPVKLLAALASVGGVAVLVAALYSLFVLRSYRKRKQELVLTWKFTSFHKLDFTEADIVPYLTEKNTIGSGGSGQVYLVPLNRSGYCVAVKRIWNNQKLDHKLEKEFLAEVQILGTVRHSNIVKLLCCISSEESKLLVYEYMESRSLDIWLQQNKRLSNVSDLVLEWPKRLQIAIGAARGLCYMHHDCSPPIIHRDVKSSNVLLDSCFNAKIADFGLARILAKPGDNTVTAVAGSFGYIAPEYARTTKVNEKIDVYSFGVILLELVTGKEANYGDEDSCLADWAWRRIQQGYPIVNVLHEAIKEPQYLDEMSNVFKLGIFCTSTFPSSRPTMKQVLQILLQCNNTLVSGEKKNETERDASPLLKNSRRERIEDNDDVGFISLI is encoded by the exons ATGCCATTACCAAGTCCACAACATGGTTCATTTTCAACACTCCTTCAATCATCACCCATAGAAACTATCTTCCTCAGAAAAATGTCCAAAACTAAAATAATCCCAGCTCCCCAAATCCTTCTCTGCATTTTCACTTTTGTCTTTTTCACCTTTCATGTAAATGTAAATTCCCAGCCTAGCTCCAATCAAGAAAAAACCATTTTACTTAAACTAAAACAACAATTATCCACCACTTCTCCCTTCTTCCTTAACCGCTGGACCTCATCATCAGACCACTGCACTTGGCCGGAGATCAGCTGCACACATGATAATTCAGTCAGCGCCATTCGTCTCGTTAATCTCAACATTTCCAAACCAATACCACGATTTATTTGTGACCTCAAAAACCTCACCTTTCTTGATGTTAACTACAACCTCATCCCTGGTCCTTTCCCTACTCTTCTTTACAACTGTTCCAATCTTGAATACTTAGACCTTTCTTTTAACTTCATGAACAGCAGCCTTCCTAATGACATCAACCTGCTTTCGCCTAAGCTTCAGTACTTCAACATAACAGCAAACTTCTTTACTGGTGACATTCCTCCAGCAATTGGAGGTCTAAAACAGCTCAAAGAACTTCAGTTTGCTTCAAATGCTTTCCATGGCTCTTTCCCTGCTGAAATTGGCGACTTGACGAATCTTGAATCTCTGATTCTGAATCTCAATAAGTTTGCACCTCAAGAAATACCATCAAGTTTTACCAAGTTGAAGAAACTCAAAAATATCTGGATGAGTGAAATTAATTTGATAGGAGAAATCCCAGAAAGCATTGGCAACATGTCAGCTTTGGAATTTTTGGACTTATCCATGAATGGATTGAGTGGTAGCATCCCTAACAGTTTGTTTCAGCCAAAGAATTTGACCATAGTTTATCTCTACACTAATAGATTGTCAGGACAGATTCCTCAGATTATTGAGTCCTTCAATTTGGAGGTTATTGATTTGGCTAACAACAGCTTAACAGGGAAGATACCAGAAAATTTTGGAGAGCTGACAAAAATGACAGGGTTATCTCTGTTTATGAACCAATTATCAGGGAATTTACCAATAGGCATAGGCAAATTGCCAGTATTGGTAGATGTTAAGCTTTTTGGGAACAGTTTATCTGGTGAAATTCCACCAGATTTCGGTCGGTCTTCGATGCTCAGAGATTTCCAGGTTTTCCAAAATCATTTTACTGGAAAATTACCAGAGGCTCTATGTTATAACAAGGGATTGCTTATGATGCTTGCTTTTAATAACAATCTTACAGGTGAGCTACCAGAATCTCTTGGAAACTGTAATAGTTTGAGGGCCGTTCGAGTTGAAAAAAACAGGCTTACTGGTAAGATTCCTGATGGTTTGTGGACAGCAAAGAATTTGTCAACTTTCTTGTTAAATGATAACTTGTTAACTGGTCAACTTCCAGAAAGAGTGGCATCAAATTTGTCTCAGGTTGATATCAGGAACAACCTGTTTTCAGGTGAATTACCAGCTGAAATGGGTACTTGGTACAATTTAAGGGTATTCAGAGCAAGCAATAATCTCTTTACTGGTAAAATTCCTGAAGAATTGACTGTTCTTCCAAAGTTAACAGAACTTTTGCTGGATGGTAATAAACTATCCGGGAGTTTTCCGTCGAAGATAGTCTCTTGGAATTCTCTTACTACTTTAAAAACCAGCAGAAATCAGATTTCAGGACAAATACCAGCTGCACTTGGCCTTTTACCAAACCTTATTGACTTGGACTTGTCAAGTAACCTGTTATCAGGTGAAATTCCACCTGAGATAGGTAACTTGAAGCTATCCTCACTCAACCTTTCTTCCAATCGCCTAACTGGTAGAATCCCCGTTGAGTTAGAGAATGCAGCTTTTGATCGGAGCTTCTTAAGTAACCCTGGTCTTTGTGCAAGTGATCCATCAGTAGGACTTGGCTTTTGCAAGGGGAAACCGGGGAAGTCCGATaagctcccggtcaaacttcttgcTGCTCTTGCAAGTGTAGGTGGAGTAGCAGTACTGGTGGCTGCTTTATATAGTTTGTTCGTGTTGAGAAGCTATAGGAAAAGAAAGCAAGAATTGGTTTTGACATGGAAGTTCACCTCATTTCACAAGTTAGATTTCACAGAGGCAGATATTGTACCATATCTTACTGAGAAGAACACAATCGGGAGTGGAGGATCAGGACAAGTCTACCTCGTGCCATTAAACCGTTCAGGATACTGTGTTGCTGTCAAGAGGATTTGGAATAACCAGAAGTTGGATCACAAGCTTGAAAAAGAGTTTCTAGCTGAAGTTCAAATATTAGGCACAGTTCGACACTCCAATATAGTGAAACTATTGTGCTGTATATCCAGTGAAGAGTCAAAGCTTCTTGTCTATGAATACATGGAGAGTAGGAGCTTGGATATATGGCTTCAGCAGAATAAGAGGTTAAGCAATGTTTCTGATTTAGTATTGGAATGGCCTAAGAGGCTGCAAATTGCAATTGGAGCTGCTCGAGGCTTGTGCTACATGCACCACGACTGCTCGCCACCTATTATTCATCGCGATGTGAAATCAAGCAATGTCCTTTTGGATTCTTGTTTCAATGCAAAAATTGCAGATTTTGGCCTCGCCAGAATACTGGCCAAGCCTGGAGATAATACAGTGACAGCAGTGGCTGGCTCTTTTGGATACATCGCTCCAG AGTATGCGCGTACAACTAAGGTGAATGAGAAGATCGATGTATATAGCTTCGGAGTCATCCTTTTGGAACTGGTAACTGGGAAAGAAGCCAATTATGGAGACGAGGACTCGTGCCTTGCAGACTGGGCGTGGCGTCGTATCCAACAAGGATATCCCATAGTCAATGTCTTACACGAGGCGATAAAGGAGCCACAATACTTGGATGAAATGAGCAATGTGTTTAAGCTCGGGATCTTCTGCACTAGCACATTTCCTTCTTCAAGGCCGACCATGAAGCAAGTTCTGCAAATCCTGCTCCAATGTAACAATACGCTGGTATCTGGAGAGAAGAAAAATGAAACTGAACGTGATGCTTCACCGCTCCTCAAGAACTCCAGACGGGAGAGGATTGAGGATAATGATGATGTCGGTTTTATATCACTTATATAG